The genomic window CAGTGAGATTACATTATGACCGGCAATGATAACAACCAAAAACGCACACCGATTGACTTTCCACCAATGTTTTCTTAAGTTTCCTCTTGCTGCCGGGAATTCGGGAAATGTTTGCCCTCAGGAATCAGTAGTCGATTGCAGTTATGACCGGAACGGCCTGGAGCAAGGCCGAATCGACACCCCACCAGGACATGGACTCAGAAAGGAGAGGACTTTATGTCGAAGACCGAGAAGAATTTGAAGGAGGCATTCGCAGGCGAATCACAGGCCAATCGCCGCTACCTGGCCTACGCAGAGCGCGCCGAGGACGAATTCATGCATGGAGTGGCGAAGCTTTTCCGGGCGGTCGCGGAAGCTGAAACCATCCACGCCCACAAGCACTTGCGGACACTCGGAATGGTCAAGTCAACCGCCGAGAACATCAAGGACGCCCTGGAAGGGGAAGTGCACGAATTCAAGAACATGTATCCGCAGATGATCGAGGAGGCCAAGGCCGAAGGCCAGAAATCCGCGGAGATCAGTTTCCACCACGCCAATGAAGTGGAGAAGATTCACGCAAAGCTCTATGAGAAGGCCCTCGAAGACCCCGCGAATTTCCCCGTCCAGGACTACTACGTCTGCAAAATCTGCGGCTATACCGTGGGCAAGGAAGCCCCGGAAAAATGCCCCGTTTGCGGCGCCAACCAGAAGGCGTTCAAGAAAGTGTGATTTCTTGGATTCATTTCCAATGCAGACTGGTGAATCATTGCCGCCGGCGACGGCGGGACGGGAGCACGTCGGCCCGCCCCGCCCGCTGCCGTCGGCTGAGGGATGCGTGGGAACCGGGTGTCGGCACGCGCAGCGGCGGATAGGGGATTGAGGTCAGCAGGCGGCCGGGATGATCGGCATGCCCGCCGGATCGGCCTCACGTATAAAATGGCGAGCTCCATCCAGGCTGATGAAGAAGCGGCCGTCATCTTCCCGCAGCAAAGCCGCAAAC from Syntrophobacter fumaroxidans MPOB includes these protein-coding regions:
- a CDS encoding rubrerythrin family protein, giving the protein MSKTEKNLKEAFAGESQANRRYLAYAERAEDEFMHGVAKLFRAVAEAETIHAHKHLRTLGMVKSTAENIKDALEGEVHEFKNMYPQMIEEAKAEGQKSAEISFHHANEVEKIHAKLYEKALEDPANFPVQDYYVCKICGYTVGKEAPEKCPVCGANQKAFKKV